The Elusimicrobiota bacterium genomic interval CATCCGCGGGGGGCAGGCCTTTTCCATATTCAACAGCGCGACCCGGCGACTGCGCCGGCCGCCCACCTCCCGCCTCGACGAGGTCGCGCCGCCCGGCTTTCCGGATCCGCGCTGAACGGCGGGCTCAGGGAGCCGCCGCCTCCTTGCGCACGCGGTCTCCCACCCTCACGATCCCGGTCTGGATGACGCGGGCGTAGAGACCGCGCAGCCGTTGGGCCCGCCCGTCGGGGGACTTGGTCAGGTCGTTGGCTGGTTTGCCGTAGTGGCGTTCGAACTTGCTGCAGCCGGTATGCGGGTGGGCGGTGACCTCGATCACCACCTGGCCGACGCGCAACCGCGTGCCCGCGGGGAGGTTCTCCTCGTGGAGGTCGAGATCGACGACCAGATTGTCTCCGGATAGATCTCCACGCCCGTTCCCCCCAGAGATGGCGGCCAGGAACCGCGCGTTGATGAGCGAGACCTGCGCCGAGGGGTCCGCGTCGGGTCCGAGACTCCAACGGTCGCCCCCAACGCCGCTCTCCGGGCTGAGGGCCGCCTCAGACAAGACCCGGCGCTCCTCGCCGGGCAGGCGCAGGACGATGCGCTCCAGCACGCCCCCGTCCTTTGGGCTGCTGCCAGCCAGTTCCAGGAGTCGGCGCATTTCCATCGGCCTCCATTATAGGAAAAGGCGAACCGGCCCGGCAAAGAAGTAGAATGGACCTTGCCCATGGAGACGATCGACGCGGTCATCGTAGGCGCCGGAGTCGTGGGCTTGGCCACGGCCGCGCGTCTGGCCCGGTCCGACAACAACGTCGTCGTCCTCGAGCGCCACAGTCGCCACGGCCTGGAGACCTCGTCGCGGAACAGCGAGGTGATCCACGCCGGCCTCTACTACCCGCCGGGCAGCCTCAAGGCCCGGTTCTGCGTCGCCGGCCGCCGCAAGCTCTATGAGATCGGCGAACGGCACGGAGTGTTCTGCCGCCGCACCGGAAAGCTTCTCGTCGCCTGCGCCCCTGAAGAGGTTAAGAAGCTCGAGAGCCTCCGCGCCCAAGGGCGAGCCAACGGCCTCGTAGGCCTCGAGCTGGTGGAAAAAGCCGACATCCCCGGCTTGGCGCCCGGGGTGAGCGCCATCGCCGGCCTTTGGTCCCCCGAGACCGGCATCGTTGACACCGAAGAGCTCATGCGCTACTTCCTGCTCAAAGCCCAGGAGGCCGGAGCCATCTTCCTGTGGGACTCCGAGCTGACCTGCGTCTCACGCGCAGGCGGCTGCTACCGTCTGGGCGTCAAGGGAATGGCCGATCCCATTTTAGCCCGCTGCGTCGTCAATGCGGCGGGCCTGGCCTCCGACCGCGTGGCCGGCCTCGCCGGTCTCGACTGCGATGCCGCAGGCTGCCGGCTCCATTGGTTCAAAGGCGAATACTTCAGCCTGCGCCGGGCGCTGCCCATCAGGCCCCTGGTCTATCCCGTCCCCGCGGAGCACGGCCTCGGCATCCACCTCACGGTGGACCGGCAGGGCCGCCACCGCCTCGGGCCGAACGCTTTCGCGGTGGATGCCCTGGATTACGACGTGGACCCCGGCCACCGCGGCTCATTCTTCGAGGCGGCCTCCCGCTATCTGCCGGACCTCAAGCCCGAGGACCTCGCCCCGGGCACGGCCGGCATCCGGCCCAAGCTCTCCACGGACGGCTCCTTCCGCGATTTCTTCATCGCCGAGCAATCCGGCCGCGGCCTGCCCGGCTGGGTCGACCTCATCGGGATCGATTCGCCGGGCCTCACCGGCAGCCCGGCCATCGCCGACTTCGTGGCCAATTTGCTAGAATGGCCCGCTTGAAGAAAATAGCGTTCCTGATTCCACTTTTCAGCCTTTGCTCCTGCAGCCTAAACTCCTTGGCCCTGCGCTCGACCGCGGAGTTCCTCGACCGCGGCGTCGCGGCCTATTACGACGAATCCGACCCTCAACTCGCCCGGGAGGCCATGGTCTCCCAGCTCAAGTTCGTCGAAGGTCTGCTGCAGAGCGCGCCCAAGAATCCTCGCCTCAACCGCCTGGCCGCGGAAGGCTTCGGGAGCTACACTTTCCTCTTCATAGAGGACTCGCAGCCGGAGCGGGCCAAGGGCTTCTATCTCCGGGGCCGCGACTATGCGCTCAGGGGCCTCAGCGCCCGGCCGGTTCTGGCGAATCTTTCCGCCATGCTGCCCGACGACTTGGATAAGGCGCTCAAGAGGGCGGGCAAGGCCGACGCCCCAGACCTCTTCTGGGCGGCCTTCTGTTGGTCCGGGTTCATCAACTTATCCAGGGACTCTCCCGATGCCGTGGCCGAGCTCCCCAAGGCCGTGGCGCTCATGAAGCGTTCGCACGAGCTGGACCCGGACTACGACTTCGCCGGTTCCGACATGTTCTTCGGCGTGTACTTCGCCTCGCGGCCCAAACTGCTGGGCGGCGACACGAAGAAGGCCCAAGAACATTTCAAGTGGGCCGAACGCCTCACGGAAGGGAAATACCTCATGGTCTACTTGCTGGAGGCCAAGACCTTGGCCGTGGCCTTGCAGGACCGCGCGCTCTTCGAGAGCCTCCTCGCCAAGGTCAAGGAATCCCCGGCCGGCCGCCTGCCCCAAGCCAGGCTCGCCGACGAGGTGGCCAAGCTCAAGGCCGCTGCCCTCATGGAGAGGATCGATGACCTGTTCTAGTCTTTTCCTAGCCCTGTCTTTGGCCCTGCCGAGCTCGGCCCCCGCAGCCGAACCCCAGGTCATCATCAAGTTCGCGACCTTGGCGCCGGACGGCTCCACATGGATGAAGGTCATGAACGACCTCAATGCGGAGCTCCAGGCCAAGACCGCGGGCCGGGTCAAGTTCAAGTTCTATGCGGGGGGGGTCCAGGGCGACGAGACCGACGTGGTCAAGAAGATCCGCATCGGGCAGATCCAGGCCGCGGGCTTCACGGGCGTGGGCCTGGGCCAGATCGCTCCCGCGGTGCGCATACTCGACGCCCCCTGGCTCTTCCACGACAACGCCGAGGCTGATATCATCCGCCAGGCCTTCGCCAAGGACCTCACTGCCGCCGTCGAGAAGGGGGGGTATGTCCTTCTGGGATGGACCGAACTGGGCTGGGTCTACGTGTTCAGCCGCAGCCCCGTCAACTCCCCGGAGGACATGCAGAGAGCCAAGATGTGGGTCTGGGAGGGCGATCCCATCGCCCAGGCCGCCTACAAAGCCCTGGGCGTCACCCCGCGGCCGCTCTCCGTCGTGGATGTCATGTCGTCCCTGGAGACCGGGATGGTCGACGGCGTCTACGGCCCCCCGATGGGAGTGACCGCGCTGCAGTGGTTCCGCCGGACCAAATTCATCTACAACGTGCCGATAGCGGACTCCATGGGCGCGGTGCTCCTGTCCCGCAAGGCCTTCGACGCCATCCCCGAGTCCGACCGCAAGGTCCTGCTCGAGGTCGGCGCACGGCACCTCAAGCGCCTGGGCCAGCTCTCGCGCCGGGAGAACGAGGACGCCCTGGCCGCTCTGCAGAAGCAGGGCCTGACCCTTTCGGCCAAGGCCGCCCCCGAGATGATGAAGCGCTACGAGGAACTGGGCCGGCTGGCCCGGCGGGAGCTGGTCGGCACGCTCTACCCGGCGGAGCTCCTCGACCGGGTCGAGAAGGCGCTCGCCGACCTGCGGGCCAAAAGCGGTGGCAAGACTAAAAAAGGCTGAGTCCGTCCTGCTCGGTCTGGAGAGCATCGCCCTCGTGGGCATATTGCTCTTCCTGGTGGCGATGTCCTTCCTCCAGGTGGTCCTGCGCCAGTTCTTCGGCGGCGGCATCCTCTGGTGCGACACCTTGCTGCGCCACCTGGTCCTCTGGGTCGGGTTCCTGGGCGCTGCGCGCGCCGCCGCCGAGGAGAAGCATTTCGCTTTCGAAGCCGTGACCGAGCACCTGCCCGCCCGGCTCCACGGCGCGGCCGCCGCGCTGGCGCGCCTGTGCGCCGCGGCCGTGGCCCTGCTCCTGGCCAAGGCCTCCTGGGCCTTCATGCTCGAGGAGCGCTCCGCTGGCGCGCCCCTGTTCACGGCCGGAGGGCTCGGGGTCCCGGGCTGGCCCTTCGCCGCCATCGTGCCCATCGGGTTCCTGCTGGTCGCCGTCCACGCCGGGCTGCGCCTCTGGGTGGAGAAGGTCCCCGAGGAAGGCAGGACCCCGTGATCTGGGCCATCACCGCGGCCGTGCTCGTGTTGGCCTTCCTGGGTGCGCCCATCTTCGCCCTGATGGGAGGGCTGGCCCTGTGGCTCTTCCAAAGCGCCGGGATCGCCTCGACCGCGGTCATCATCGAGCTCTATCGCCTCGCCACTTTGCCCTCTTTGATCGCCATCCCGCTGTTCACCTTCGCGGGCTACGCGCTGGCGGAGTCCGGCGCCCCCAAGCGCTTGGTGGCCTTGGCTGAGGCCCTCTTCAGCTGGCTGCCCGGCGGCGTGGCCATGTCCGCGCTGCTGGCCACCGCCCTCTTCACCGCCTTCACCGGAGCCTCCGGCGTGACCATCATCGCTTTGGGCGGGCTCATCTATCCGCTGCTGCGGCGCCAGGGCTACCCAGAGGACTTCTCCTTGGGCCTGGTGACCACGACCGGCAGTCTGGGGCTCCTCTTCCCGCCGAGCCTGCCCATCATCCTCTACGCCCTCGTGGGCAAGGTCTCCATCGACCGGCTCTTCGCGGCCGCGGCCGTGCCTGGACTGGTCCTGCTCGCTATTCTCGGCGGCTACGCCATGCTCGTGGCCGCCCGCCACGGTGTGCCCCGCGTGCCCTTCTCGCTGGCGACGGCGCTGCAGGCCGCGCGCGCAGCGGCCTGGGAGATACCGCTGCCCTTCCTCATCATCGGCGGCATCTACAGCGGCAAGTTCACCGCCTCCGAGGCCGCCGCCATCATGGCCTTCTATGTGGTGGCCGTCGAAGTCCTGGTCTACGGGGACCTGAGCTGGCGCGACCTGCCCCGGGTCGTGCGCCGCAGCATGATGCTGGTCGGCGCCATCCTCATCGTCCTGGGTACGGCCCTGGGCCTGACCAACTATCTCATCGATGCCGAGGTCCCGGCGCGCATCTTCGGATTCCTCAGGCTCCACCTGCACAGCCAGTGGGCCTTCCTCGCCTGTCTCAACGTCTTCCTCCTCGTGGTCAACATGGTGGAGATATTCTCGGCCATCATCATCGTGGTGCCCATCATCGTGCCCGTGGCCCTGCAGTACGGCATCGACCCCATCCATCTGGGGACCCTATTCTTGCTCAACCTCGAGATCGGCTACATGACGCCGCCTTTGGGCCTCAACCTTTTCCTGTCGAGCCGGCGCTTCGACAAGCGTCTGCCCGCCCTCTACCGGGCGACCATGCCGTTCTGGGCCGTGCTCCTCGTCGCCCTGGCCCTGGTCACCTATCTGCCGCGCCTGAGCCTCTGGCTCCCCGACCTCCTGAGGATACTATGAAACCATCGACGCGCAGCAGCGACCTGAAGCCTGAAGAGAAGCGGCGCCTCCTAGACCGAATCGAGTCTTCGCCGGCCTACCGCAAAGCCTACGAAGACGCGGAGTTCATGCAGCGCCGGGAACTCCGGCCCATCCGCCTGCAGTTGGAGCTGCTCAAGCCGGAAATGGTGCTGGCCGAGAACAAGATCAAGTCCACGGTCGTCGTGTTCGGTTCGGCGCGGGTGATGCCGCCCGAGCAGGCCAGCCGGGAACTGTCCCAGGCGCAAGCCAAGGCCAAAGCCGAACCCAGCGACTACGAACTGGCGCAGGACGTCAACCGGGCCCAGATGAAGGTCGAGTTCTCCCGCTACTACGAGGAGGCCCGCCGCTTCGCGGCCATCATCTCCCAGGCTCAGCAGTCCGACAAGCGCCTGGAGTTCGTCATCGTGACCGGAGGCGGCCCCGGCATCATGGAGGCGGCCAACCGCGGCGCCTATGAGACCGACTGCCGCTCCATCGGCCTCAACATCACCCTGCCGCACGAGCAAGACCCCAACCCGTTCATCACGCCGGAGCTTTCTTTCCAGTTCCACTACTTCGCGCTGCGCAAGATGCACTTCATGATGCGGGCCAAGGCCATGGTGGCGTTCCCCGGCGGCTTCGGGACCCTCGACGAACTCTTCGAGACCCTGACCCTCGTGCAGACCGGCAAGAAACGGCCCATCCCCATCGTGCTCTTCGGCCGCGAGTTCTGGAAACGAGTCATCGACTTCGACTATCTGGCCGAGACAGGGATGATCCACTGGGAGGACACCCGATTGGTGGCCATCGTCGAGAAAGCCGAGGAAGGCTGGGCCCACATCCGCAATTTCTGGAAGGAGCACCGCTCCAGCGGCCGCATGCCGTGATGCCATGGTAGCCTCCGGCCTGGTGGCTCTCGCGCTCATGGCCGGCTCGCCCTCGGCCTGGGCGGGCGACGATTTTCTGGCGCTGGTGCGCAAAGCCCGAGGCCGCCAGGAGCCCGAGGAGCGCGTCGAGTATTTCTCGCGCGCGATCGCGGCCTGGACGCCCGGCCACGGCAGCGGCCTGCTGGCTTCGTGCTACTTCGGCCGCGGCGAGGCCCGCTACCAGACCGGCGATTTCGCCCAGGCTCTGCCCGACCTGGCCAAATCCTTGGAGGGGGACCTCAACAACGCGCGGGCGGTGTTCCTGCGCGGGAGGATACTCCTGCATCAGACGCTCCTGGAACCTGAGCCTTCGGCCCGTTCCGCCGCTCAGGCGGAGCAGGCTCTGGCTGATTACGCCGCGGTCAAGCCGGAGGATGTCGAAGGCCTCCTCGCTCTGGGCCGCGCGCAGGTCCTGGCCGGCCACCTCGCCGCAGCCCAAGGCGTTTTCGGCCGGGCGCGCAAGCTCGTCCCCTCCGATCCCCGTCCCGGCCTCGGGCTCGGCCGGGCTTTCCTGGCCGCGCGGGAATTCAGCCGCGCGCGCGAGACCCTCGACGACGCCGATGCCCTGGCCCGCGGCCGCGAGGCCGATGTCTTGACGGAGCGCGCCAAGTGCCGGCGGGCGCAGGGGGATGAACTCGGGGCGCTCGCGGACTACGACCGGGCCCTGCCCCGGCATGAAGACCTCCTCCTGGACCTGTCCCGCTCACATGCGCCTGCCGCGGACATCGAAGAGCGCGAGGCCGACGCCGGCCGCGCCTATTACGGCCGCGGACGCATCCGCGAGTCGCGCGGCGACGCGCCCGGGGCTTTGGCCGATTATGAGGCCGGCTGCCGGCACGGCATCGAGGCCTGCTGCCGCAAGGCCAAGGAGTTCTCCGCGGTCAAGCCGCGGCAGCCCGAGACCCGGCCCGCCCCGGCCAAGCCGCCCAGGAAACCCAAGCGCCGCGAGCTGCCGAACCCGTCCAGCGACCCCGGGGACCGCCTATACGGCTCCTAAGCCGGCGCGTCTGCGCTCCTCGCCCATTTGATATAATCGCTCTGCTTGAAGAGCCACCTGTTGCTAGCGGCGCTGGCCATGGTCTGCGCCCCTGCGGCGCACGCCGTCCTGCCCGAGACAGACAAGCTGATCCTGCAAGGTCTCGATGCGGCCTACAGCCTGGACTTCGAGCGTTCCGCCTCCCTTTTCACCGAGGCAGGCCGCTTGGAGCCGGAACATCCGGTCGGGCCTTTCTTCCTCGCCTCGCTGCAGTGGCTCCAGTACTCCCAGAACGCCGACGTCCCCGGGACGGTCGACTCGCTCGAGCCGAAATTCAACCAGATCATGGACCAAGCCCTGGACCGTGCCCGGAAGATGTACGCGAAAAAGCACGACGACGCCGAAGCGAACTTCTACCTGGGAGCCATCTACGGGATGAAGGGGCGCTGGTTCCTGCTGAAGTACAAATGGATCCGGGCGGCCCGCTACGGCTTCAAGGGCTATAAATACTTGAAGCGGGCAGTCGAACTCGATCCCGAGTGCTACGATGCCTACCTGGGGATGGGCATGTACGACTATTACTCGGACACCCTGCCGACCGTCGTGAAGTTCGCGGCCAACATGATCGTCCGCGGAGACAAGCGGCGGGGGCTGCGCTACATCCAGATGACGATGGAGAAGGGCCATTACAGCGTCACGGAGGCGAAGATCTTCCTGGTCGGAATCCTGTCCGTCTACGAGAAGCAGCCGGACAAGGCCCTGCAAATGGTCCAGGAGCTGCGCCTCCACAATCCTGGAAACCTTTTCTTTGTCCTGATGGAGATGGGGCCCCGGATCATCCTCCGAGACTGGAACGGGGCCATAGCCTTCGGGGAGTTCCTGGCCCCCCGGGTCCGCGAACTCCCCTACACGAAGCCGCACACCAGCCTCTTCGACCTCTATCTGGGGGAGGCCTACCTGGGGGCCAAGGATTACCTCAAAGCGACCGACATATTCAACCGCTGCATCGAGGCTGCCCCCGAACCCAGGAAGGCGACGGTCACCCACTGTCATCTGCGCCGGGCCCAGACTTTGGACCTCCTGGGTCGGCGGACGGAAGCCGTCCTGGACTACACGTTCGTCAAGGAGCGCCCCGATTTCTTCGACTCGCAGGACAAGGCCAAGCGGGGCCTGAAGGCGGCCGCCACATACGAAGAGGTCCTCCGTCAACTCCAGCAGTGATGCCTTCGGTCCTTAGGGGAGTCGCGCGCTCCGGCAGGCAAAAGCCCAAGACACGTCTTGAAAATTTAATGTCCGCACGGTATGCTTTGGGCGTATGGCCGAAGCGGACCCCTACCAGGTTTGGCTCGATGATTACAAGCGCGAGATCGATGCCTTAGCCGCCAAGCCCCTCGCGCCCAGCCGGGAAGCGGGCCGCCGCGCCCAGGCCGCATTCTCTTCCTGGTGGCAGTCAGAATTGGGATCTCCTGCGGCGCCGCCGATCGCGGAGCCGGCCGCCCCGCCCGGACCGGGATCCTTCGACCGCTTCGAAGCCATGGCCCAGGAGAAGGCTTCTTTGAAGTCGGAACTCGGACTGGCCAGACAGGAGAACGGACAACTGCGCCAGCGTCAAGAGGAATCGCGGGCGGCCCGGGAGGAGTTGGAAGCCGAGCTCCTGCGCCTGAAGGACACCCATGACCGCGCCCTGGCGAGCCTCCAGGAGAAGGTCCGCCTTCTGGAAGACCGTATCCAGGCGCAGCGCCGGGACAAGGCCAACGCGGAGAAGGCGTTCGAGCGCTTGGAGGTCCGCGGCCAGGCTCTGGACGCGGACCTGCGCCAAGCCGCGACGGAGAGCGCCGCGGCCGAGCGGGACGCTCTGGAGGCGCGCCGCCACCTCGCAGAAGCAGAACCCGAGTTGCAGCGCCTCAAGCAGGAATGGGCCGCCGCGCAGGCGACGATCACGGAGCTGCGGCGCCAAGCCTCGTCCTATCAGGAGCGGGTGGTCGATTTCCAGGAGCACACCGGCTCCGACTTGGCGCTGCTGCGACAGGAGCTGCGCGAATTCCTCATCAAGGTCAAGCGGCTCATCGACGAGGCTGCAGGCAGGCAGACCTAGAATCCCTTTCGCGACGCAGCGCGTCGCGAAACCGGCCGGCCCCCATCTGAGGGGGGCCGGCCGTTCCGTTGGGGGATGGCCTTCCTTTATAATTAGCACTCCAACAAACCGATTGACAGCTTTGGCAGTGTCATGCTAAAATAGCAGACGACAACGCCGAGTGCTAGTTATGACACTCGCCGATCAACAGACTGATATCCGGAGGTAACGCAACATGGCCGAAGCGACGCTGAGCAAAGTAAAGATCCAGCCCTTGGGCGACCGCGTGCTGGTCAAGCCGGTCGAAGCGAAGGAAATCAAACGGGGGGGAATCATCATCCCCGACACCGCCAAGGAAAAGCCCCAGGAAGGAGAGGTGGTCGCGGTGGGTAAAGGCAAGATGACCGAGGAAGGCAAGGTCCTGCCCATGGACGTCAAGCCCGGCGACCGCATCCTTTACGGCAAATACTCGGGCAACGAGATCAAGATCGACGATGTCGAACACCTGATCATGCATCAGGACGACATCCTCGGCATCCTCAAGTAGCTATCCTAATTATATAGGCAAGAAGAGAGGGAAACACCAACATGGCAAAACAAATCGCTTACTCGGATGAGGCGCGCAGGCACCTCAAAAACGGCGTGGAGAAGCTGGCCAACGCCACCAAGATCACCCTCGGCCCCCGCGGCCGCTCCGTGATCCTGGAGAAGAAATTCGGCTCCCCGTCCGTTCTGGACGACGGCGTCACCATCGCCAAGGACATCGAACTGGAGAATCCCTTCGAGAACATGGGCGCCCAGCTCGCCCGCGAAGTCGCCTCCAAGACCAACGACGTGGCCGGCGACGGCACCACCACAGCCATCGTCCTGACGCAGTCCCTGCTGGTCGAGGGCATCAAGAACATCACGGCCGGCGCCAACGCCAAGGCCATCGAGCGGGGCATGCACAAGGCCCTCGAGATGGTGGTCAAGGAGCTCAAGAAGAACACCAAGCCGGTCAAGACCAAGGAAGAGAAGGCCCAGGTGGCCACCATCTCCTCCAACGACCGGGTCATCGGCGACCTCATCGCCCAGGCCATGGAGAAGGTCGGGCACGAGGGCCTCATCACCGTCGAGGAAGGCAAGTCCGCCGAGACCACCCTCGAAGTGGTGGAAGGCATGCAGTTCGACCGGGGCTACATCTCGCCCTACTTCATCACCGACTCCGAGCGCATGGAGACGGTCCTGGAGAACCCGGCCATCCTCATCTCAGACAAGAAGGTGTCCTCCATGCAGGACCTCCTGCCCATCCTCGAGAAGGTCGTGCAGTCCGGGAAGGCCTTCGTGCTCATCGCCGAGGACGTGGACGGCGAGGCCCTGGCCACCCTCGTGGTCAACAAGCTGCGCGGGACCATCAAGGCCGTGGCCGTTAAGGCCCCGGGCTTCGGCGACCGGCGCAAGGAGATGCTCCAGGACATCGCGGTCCTGACCAACGGCCAGGTCATCAGCGAGGAACTCGGCCACAAGCTCGAGAAGATCGGCATGGACATGCTGGGCTCGGCCAAGCGCGTGGTCATCGACAAGGAGAACACCACCATCATCAACGGCGGCGGCGACAAGTCCGAGATCAAGAAGCGCGCCGAGTCCATCCGCAAGCAGATCGAGGAGACCACCTCCGACTATGACAAGGAGAAGCTCCAGGAGCGGCTGGCCAAGCTCTCCGGCGGCGTGGCGGTCATCAACGTCGGAGCGGCCACCGAGACCGAGATGAAGGCCAAGAAGGCCAAGGTCGAGGACGCCTCCAACGCGACTCGCGCGGGCGTGGAAGAAGGAATGATCGCCGGCGGTGGCGTGGCGCTCCTGCGCGCGGCCTCGGTCCTGGACAAGTTCGCGGGCGTAGACGACGACGAGACCACGGGCGGAGAGATCGTGCGCCGGGCCCTGCAATCCCCCATCCGCCAGATCGCGGAGAATTCCGGCCTGGAGGGCTCCGTGGTGGTACAGAAGGTCCTCACCTCGACCCAGAACGTCGGGCTCAACGCCGACAACGGGGAGTACGTGGACCTCTTCAAGGCCGGGATCGTCGACCCCCTCAAGGTCACGCGCACGGCCCTGGAGAACGCGGTATCCTTGGTCGGGACCATCCTGACCACCGAAGTCCTGGTCGCGGACATCCCGGAGAAGAAGGAATCCATGCCGGGAGGCCCCCACGGCCACGGCGGTGACATGTACTAAGCCGCACCAGGCCGGCGCCGTCAGCCGGCCTTGCGTCCGCGCCCCCGGTCCGACAGGACCGGGGGCGCCTCATTCCCGGTCTCCGCCCCGATCGTTTTTCCAGGACGATTCTGTGGTATAATATACATCTCGTTGATCCTTGACAACTTAACCAAAATACGCTACAGCATCCACGCCGCGGCGCAAAGGTCCGGCCGAGACCCAGGCCGAGTAGGCCTTGTGGTCGTGACCAAGTACGCGACCACGCAGCAGGTCCGCGAGGTCATCGCCTCCGGCATGGTTTCCGAGATCGGCGAGAGCAGGGTCCAGACCGCCGAGGCGAAGCGTTGCGAACTGGGAGAGCTTGCGGAGCGGGTCCGCTGGCGGCTCATCGGGCATCTGCAGACCAACAAGGCCCGCAAGGCCGCGCAGGTCTTCGACGCCGTGGATTCGGTGGACAGCCCGCATGTGGCGCAAGCCCTGGAGAAGGCCTTGGCCCCGGCTGGGAAGACCTTGCCGGTCTTGGTGCAGGTCAAGCTCACGGACCGCGACACCCAAGGGGGGGTCGCCCCGGAAGCCCTGGAGAGCCTCCTGCAAGAGCTCAGAGCGTATCCGCATCTGGAAGTCCGCGGCCTGATGACCATCGCGCCGCAGGCGGGGACTCCGGAGGATGTCCGGCCGCATTTCCGGCGCATGCGCGGTTGGTTCGACAGATTTTTCGCAGGCCGGCCCGAGGCGCAGTTGTCCATGGGCATGAGTAGCGATTACGAAGTGGCCGTAGAGGAAGGTTCCACGCTAGTCCGGTTGGGTTCGGTCGTTTTCGGTCAATAGACCATCGTAGAGGGAGGGTACTGCATGATCGTCAAAGTCCGTGTCATCCCAAACGCAGAGGACAACGAGGTGGTCAGCCGCATCGGGAGCGTTCTTCGGGTGAAGGTCACGGCCCCGGCCATAGACGAGAAGGCGAACGCGACGCTCAAGAATTACCTGGCTGAGTTCTTCGAAGTCCCGTCCCGGCGGGTCAACATCCTGCGCGGCGCCAACGGCCGCGAGAAGACCGTGGAGATCGTGGGCCGGACCGAAGAGCAGCTCAAACGGGTGATGGAGTCCATCCCGTAAGCGCGCCCGCGCTCACGAGATAGCGATTCGATAGACACCCGCGCGCATGGGGCCGCAGGCCCCTGCCGCGGGTGTCTTCGTTTTTGCTATAAATGAAAACACCATGAAGCCATTCCCGGTGCAGGACCCCATCGCGCACATCGCCTGGAAAGGCGACCGCCTGCTCGTCCTCGACCAGAGGCACCTGCCTCGCCGCATCCGCTATGTGACCTGCCGCACGGCGGACGAAGTCGCCCGAGCCATCCGCTCCATGGTCCTGCGCGGGGCGCCCCTGATCGGGGTCGCCGCCGCCTACGGGATGGTCTTGTCCGCGCGGCGGGGCAGCGCGGCGCTCAGGCGCGCGGGACGGCTCTTGCGCCGCGCCCGGCCCACGGCCGTCAACCTCATGCACGGGATCGACGCCATGCTCGCCGCCGGCGAGGGCGTCGCCGAGCATCGTCTGGCACCCGTCTTGGAGGAAGCGGCCGTCGCCTTCCACCGCGAGGACATCGCGGGCAACCGGCGCATGGCCGTCCTGGGAGCTTCCTTGCTCAAGAGGGGCTCCCGCATCATCACCCACTGCAACGCCGGGGCCCTGGCCACCGCGGGGCTGGGCACCGCGGTCGGCGTCATCCGCTACGCGCATCACTTGGGCAAAGTCTCCCAGGTCTATCCATGCGAGACCCGGCCCTACCTCCAGGGTAGCCGCCTCACCTTGTGGGAGCTCATGCAGTCGCGCGTGCCCGCCGCCCTCATCACCGACAACATGGCCGCGCACGTCATGAAGACCTGCGGCATCGACGCCGTGATCGTGGGCTCGGACCGCATCGCGGCCAACGCAGACGTGTGCAACAAGATCGGGACCTACGGCCTGGCCATACTGGCCCGACATCACGGCATCCCGTTCTACGTGGTGGCGCCCACCACCACCGTGGACCTGGCCACGCCGGACGGCTCGCGCATCCCCATCGAGGAGA includes:
- a CDS encoding MOSC domain-containing protein; this translates as MEMRRLLELAGSSPKDGGVLERIVLRLPGEERRVLSEAALSPESGVGGDRWSLGPDADPSAQVSLINARFLAAISGGNGRGDLSGDNLVVDLDLHEENLPAGTRLRVGQVVIEVTAHPHTGCSKFERHYGKPANDLTKSPDGRAQRLRGLYARVIQTGIVRVGDRVRKEAAAP
- a CDS encoding NAD(P)/FAD-dependent oxidoreductase, whose amino-acid sequence is METIDAVIVGAGVVGLATAARLARSDNNVVVLERHSRHGLETSSRNSEVIHAGLYYPPGSLKARFCVAGRRKLYEIGERHGVFCRRTGKLLVACAPEEVKKLESLRAQGRANGLVGLELVEKADIPGLAPGVSAIAGLWSPETGIVDTEELMRYFLLKAQEAGAIFLWDSELTCVSRAGGCYRLGVKGMADPILARCVVNAAGLASDRVAGLAGLDCDAAGCRLHWFKGEYFSLRRALPIRPLVYPVPAEHGLGIHLTVDRQGRHRLGPNAFAVDALDYDVDPGHRGSFFEAASRYLPDLKPEDLAPGTAGIRPKLSTDGSFRDFFIAEQSGRGLPGWVDLIGIDSPGLTGSPAIADFVANLLEWPA
- a CDS encoding TRAP transporter TatT component family protein gives rise to the protein MKKIAFLIPLFSLCSCSLNSLALRSTAEFLDRGVAAYYDESDPQLAREAMVSQLKFVEGLLQSAPKNPRLNRLAAEGFGSYTFLFIEDSQPERAKGFYLRGRDYALRGLSARPVLANLSAMLPDDLDKALKRAGKADAPDLFWAAFCWSGFINLSRDSPDAVAELPKAVALMKRSHELDPDYDFAGSDMFFGVYFASRPKLLGGDTKKAQEHFKWAERLTEGKYLMVYLLEAKTLAVALQDRALFESLLAKVKESPAGRLPQARLADEVAKLKAAALMERIDDLF
- the dctP gene encoding TRAP transporter substrate-binding protein DctP; its protein translation is MTCSSLFLALSLALPSSAPAAEPQVIIKFATLAPDGSTWMKVMNDLNAELQAKTAGRVKFKFYAGGVQGDETDVVKKIRIGQIQAAGFTGVGLGQIAPAVRILDAPWLFHDNAEADIIRQAFAKDLTAAVEKGGYVLLGWTELGWVYVFSRSPVNSPEDMQRAKMWVWEGDPIAQAAYKALGVTPRPLSVVDVMSSLETGMVDGVYGPPMGVTALQWFRRTKFIYNVPIADSMGAVLLSRKAFDAIPESDRKVLLEVGARHLKRLGQLSRRENEDALAALQKQGLTLSAKAAPEMMKRYEELGRLARRELVGTLYPAELLDRVEKALADLRAKSGGKTKKG
- a CDS encoding TRAP transporter small permease, whose protein sequence is MARLKKAESVLLGLESIALVGILLFLVAMSFLQVVLRQFFGGGILWCDTLLRHLVLWVGFLGAARAAAEEKHFAFEAVTEHLPARLHGAAAALARLCAAAVALLLAKASWAFMLEERSAGAPLFTAGGLGVPGWPFAAIVPIGFLLVAVHAGLRLWVEKVPEEGRTP
- a CDS encoding TRAP transporter large permease subunit, whose protein sequence is MIWAITAAVLVLAFLGAPIFALMGGLALWLFQSAGIASTAVIIELYRLATLPSLIAIPLFTFAGYALAESGAPKRLVALAEALFSWLPGGVAMSALLATALFTAFTGASGVTIIALGGLIYPLLRRQGYPEDFSLGLVTTTGSLGLLFPPSLPIILYALVGKVSIDRLFAAAAVPGLVLLAILGGYAMLVAARHGVPRVPFSLATALQAARAAAWEIPLPFLIIGGIYSGKFTASEAAAIMAFYVVAVEVLVYGDLSWRDLPRVVRRSMMLVGAILIVLGTALGLTNYLIDAEVPARIFGFLRLHLHSQWAFLACLNVFLLVVNMVEIFSAIIIVVPIIVPVALQYGIDPIHLGTLFLLNLEIGYMTPPLGLNLFLSSRRFDKRLPALYRATMPFWAVLLVALALVTYLPRLSLWLPDLLRIL